The following nucleotide sequence is from Bacillota bacterium.
AATGATTATGGTTCGTACCCAATCTTGCAACCACACCATGTCTTCATCCACCCCGCCCCAGTGACAAGCTGGTCAGCCCTACTAAAGCTGTCAGTGCTAGAAAAAACAATAAAGCCACAACTCCCACGGTAGCAAAAATTAGCCCCAGACTGTTACCTAAGCCCCCTAAACACCGGGCGACTCGGGCATTAGCAATAGGCTCTGCCAACGCAGCTGCCAATCTATAGACGAAAATCAAAGCCAAAATTTTAAGGAGTGGAAAAGCGCAAAGGAGCAGTAACATTAACATTCCCGCAGTACTTACCGCCGTTTGCACCACTGCCGAATAACCAACCACAGCTTCCACAGCATCTGCAAACAGCTTCCCAACTACAGGAATAAAAGAACCGGCCAAGAACTTAGCGCTCCGAATCGACACGCTGTCAACCACCTTACCTGCTGCTCCTTGGACGGCACTCACGCCGACAAACACACATAATACCATTCCCAACAGCGTAACACATACTCCGGATATGAACGAAGCCAGCCGCCCCACGTTTATCTCCGGAACCACGTATGTTACCAGGTTTAGTACTGTACTTAGATAAAGTAAAGGAAAGACTATGTCTTTGGTAAGGGTACCTAAAATAGTAATAGTGGCTAACAGAAATGGATGCATGAGCGCTGTGCTGGCCACAGCACCGCTAGCCACTAACATGGTAAATAAAACAGGGA
It contains:
- the spoIIIAE gene encoding stage III sporulation protein AE; protein product: MKKQCLLIALLVAIMFPSVGVRAEGIEETNDLDLWALEDIVRALEGDWALFVPSFQWRDLLAQARSGKGFDWRAVITGLTRYFFREVVVGSRLLGQLLVMVVFTALLTTLEHSFQVQGTVRVAQTLVFIAIMGVAVQSFHVALSTGKTAISNMVSFMQALLPVLFTMLVASGAVASTALMHPFLLATITILGTLTKDIVFPLLYLSTVLNLVTYVVPEINVGRLASFISGVCVTLLGMVLCVFVGVSAVQGAAGKVVDSVSIRSAKFLAGSFIPVVGKLFADAVEAVVGYSAVVQTAVSTAGMLMLLLLCAFPLLKILALIFVYRLAAALAEPIANARVARCLGGLGNSLGLIFATVGVVALLFFLALTALVGLTSLSLGRGG